From the genome of Amycolatopsis sp. NBC_01488, one region includes:
- a CDS encoding excinuclease ABC subunit UvrA has product MTSPRRAADTHDVIEVRGARENNLTGLDLDIPKRRLTVFTGVSGSGKSSLVFGTIAAESQRLINETYSAFLQSFMPSLSRPDVDLLENLSAAIVVDQERMGANSRSTVGTATDAYAMLRIAFSRLGEPHVGTSGAFSFNLPEGMCPACEGLGRVSDLDVHALLDFDRSLHDGAIQVPGFTPDNWYVQTYLSCGFFDPDTKIRDFTPEQLDDLLHKGPCKVKVGKSNITYEGLAVKVRRLYLQKDTESLQPRLRAFIEKAATFKTCDACGGARLNQAALSAKIDGKNIADCAALQISDLAEFVRNLDAPSIRPLLGNLRDTLDSLVEIGLGYLSLDRESATLSGGEAQRVKMVRHLGSSLTDVTYVFDEPTVGLHPHDIERMNNLLLCLRDKGNTILVVEHKPETIRIADHVVDLGPGAGTDGGRLCYAGSVDGLRASGTLTGRHLDHRVTLRDEIREPTGHVSITGAKLHNLRDVSVDVPLGVLTVVTGVAGSGKSSLIHGSLAHRDDVVVVDQSAIRGSRRSNPATYTGLLDPIRTAFAKANGVKASLFSANSEGACPHCKGLGVIYTDLAMMAGVASVCEECEGRRFTPKVLTFELRGKNISEVLAMSVAEAREFFPSGTARKVLDRLGDVGLGYLTLGQPLTTLSGGERQRLKLAIRMAEKGSTYILDEPTTGLHLADVDQLLALLDRIVDAGNTVIVIEHHQAVMAHADWLIDLGPGAGHDGGRVVFEGTPAALVENASTLTARHLRDYLGKP; this is encoded by the coding sequence ATGACCTCACCCAGGCGGGCCGCCGACACCCACGACGTGATCGAGGTCCGGGGCGCCCGGGAGAACAACCTCACCGGCCTCGACCTGGACATCCCGAAGCGCCGGCTCACGGTGTTCACGGGCGTGTCCGGCTCCGGCAAGTCGTCCCTGGTCTTCGGCACCATCGCGGCCGAGTCGCAGCGGCTGATCAACGAGACCTACAGCGCCTTCCTCCAGTCGTTCATGCCGAGCCTGTCGCGCCCGGACGTCGACCTGCTGGAGAACCTCAGCGCGGCCATCGTCGTCGACCAGGAGCGGATGGGCGCCAACTCGCGCTCCACGGTCGGCACCGCGACCGACGCCTACGCGATGCTGCGGATCGCCTTCTCGCGCTTGGGCGAACCGCACGTCGGCACGTCCGGCGCGTTCAGCTTCAACCTGCCCGAGGGCATGTGCCCGGCGTGCGAGGGCCTGGGCCGGGTGTCCGACCTCGACGTCCACGCCCTGCTCGACTTCGACCGGTCACTGCACGACGGCGCGATCCAGGTGCCCGGCTTCACCCCGGACAACTGGTACGTGCAGACCTACCTCTCCTGCGGCTTCTTCGACCCGGACACCAAGATCCGCGACTTCACGCCCGAGCAGCTCGACGACCTGCTGCACAAGGGGCCGTGCAAGGTGAAGGTCGGCAAGAGCAACATCACCTACGAGGGCCTCGCGGTGAAGGTCCGGCGGCTCTACCTGCAGAAGGACACCGAGTCGCTGCAGCCGCGGCTGCGCGCGTTCATCGAGAAGGCCGCGACGTTCAAGACCTGCGACGCGTGCGGCGGCGCCCGCCTGAACCAGGCCGCGCTCTCGGCCAAGATCGACGGCAAGAACATCGCCGACTGCGCCGCCCTGCAGATCAGCGACCTCGCCGAGTTCGTCCGGAACCTCGACGCGCCGTCGATCCGGCCGCTGCTGGGCAACCTGCGCGACACCCTCGACTCGCTCGTCGAGATCGGCCTCGGCTACCTCTCCCTCGACCGCGAATCCGCGACGCTCTCGGGCGGCGAGGCGCAGCGCGTGAAGATGGTGCGCCACCTCGGTTCCAGCCTCACCGACGTCACGTACGTCTTCGACGAGCCGACCGTCGGGCTGCACCCGCACGACATCGAGCGGATGAACAACCTGCTGTTGTGCTTGCGGGACAAGGGGAACACGATCCTGGTGGTCGAGCACAAGCCGGAGACCATCCGGATCGCCGACCACGTCGTCGACCTCGGCCCCGGCGCGGGCACCGACGGCGGCCGGCTCTGCTACGCCGGCAGCGTCGACGGCCTGCGCGCGTCCGGCACGCTCACCGGCCGCCACCTGGACCACCGGGTCACGCTGCGAGACGAGATCCGCGAGCCCACCGGGCACGTGTCCATCACCGGCGCGAAGCTGCACAACCTGCGTGACGTCAGCGTCGACGTCCCGCTCGGCGTGCTGACCGTCGTCACCGGGGTCGCCGGCTCCGGGAAGTCGTCGCTGATCCACGGTTCGCTGGCCCACCGCGACGACGTCGTCGTGGTCGACCAGTCGGCGATCCGCGGCTCCCGGCGGTCCAACCCGGCGACCTACACCGGCCTGCTCGACCCGATCCGCACGGCGTTCGCCAAGGCCAACGGCGTCAAGGCGAGCCTGTTCAGCGCCAACTCCGAAGGTGCCTGCCCGCACTGCAAGGGCCTCGGCGTGATCTACACGGACCTGGCGATGATGGCCGGGGTCGCGTCGGTCTGCGAGGAGTGCGAAGGCCGGCGGTTCACGCCCAAGGTGCTGACCTTCGAGCTGCGCGGCAAGAACATCAGCGAGGTGCTGGCGATGTCCGTCGCCGAAGCGCGCGAGTTCTTCCCCTCCGGCACCGCGCGGAAGGTGCTCGACCGGCTCGGCGACGTCGGCCTCGGCTACCTGACGCTCGGGCAGCCGCTCACCACGCTGTCCGGCGGCGAACGGCAGCGGCTCAAGCTGGCGATCCGGATGGCCGAGAAGGGCTCGACCTACATCCTCGACGAGCCGACGACCGGCCTGCACCTCGCCGACGTCGACCAGCTCCTCGCGCTGCTCGACCGGATCGTCGACGCGGGCAACACGGTGATCGTCATCGAGCACCACCAGGCCGTGATGGCCCACGCCGACTGGCTGATCGACCTCGGCCCCGGCGCCGGGCACGACGGCGGCCGCGTGGTGTTCGAAGGCACCCCGGCCGCGCTCGTCGAGAACGCGTCCACGCTCACCGCCCGCCACCTGCGCGACTACCTGGGGAAGCCGTGA
- a CDS encoding siderophore-interacting protein, which yields MKPTGLLEVTAVWRPTPRTVRVTFTGDGLADLEPWPDQQLKLLFPPPGRPVRLPSGDDDVLRWYQAYLAIPEDERPVMRSYTVRSRALGTIDVEFVLHDSADGPATAWARTASAGAVLGRYGPDAAYRRPLSTADTLLLAGDETALPAIATILSEVDNAVAFVEVAAAAEEQPLPVHWLHRDGAEHGVKLLEAVRDAKLGPGSVAAWLAGEAGMVRALRRHLVGERGLDKRVVEFSGYWRRRLTQDDAPTADDLADAAEKLAQAGG from the coding sequence GTGAAGCCGACCGGACTGCTCGAAGTGACGGCGGTGTGGCGGCCCACCCCGCGCACCGTGCGCGTCACGTTCACCGGCGACGGCCTGGCCGACCTGGAGCCGTGGCCCGACCAGCAGCTCAAGCTCCTCTTCCCGCCGCCGGGCCGCCCGGTCCGGCTGCCTTCGGGCGACGACGACGTGCTGCGCTGGTACCAGGCGTACCTCGCGATCCCGGAGGACGAGCGCCCCGTCATGCGCAGCTACACCGTGCGCTCGCGGGCTCTCGGCACGATCGACGTCGAGTTCGTGCTGCACGACTCCGCGGACGGCCCGGCGACGGCGTGGGCCCGCACCGCCTCCGCCGGTGCTGTCCTCGGCCGCTACGGCCCGGACGCGGCCTACCGCCGTCCACTGTCCACAGCGGACACGCTCCTGCTGGCCGGGGACGAGACCGCGCTGCCAGCCATCGCGACCATTCTGTCCGAAGTGGACAACGCGGTGGCGTTCGTCGAGGTAGCGGCCGCCGCCGAGGAGCAACCACTGCCCGTCCACTGGCTGCACCGCGACGGCGCCGAGCACGGCGTCAAGCTCCTCGAAGCCGTGCGGGACGCGAAGCTCGGGCCGGGGTCGGTCGCCGCGTGGCTCGCGGGCGAGGCGGGGATGGTGCGGGCGCTGCGGCGTCACCTCGTGGGCGAGCGGGGGCTCGACAAGCGCGTGGTCGAGTTCTCCGGCTACTGGCGACGCCGGCTGACGCAGGACGACGCGCCGACCGCCGACGACCTGGCCGACGCCGCCGAAAAGCTGGCCCAAGCGGGCGGCTGA